CATAAATTTCCGGGCTTCTTCCATAAAGATCATCTCAAACAGCTTCTCTTTACTACGGAAATAATAATGCAATAAGGCCTTGTTAATGCCCGCTTTATCTGCAATATCCTGCATCCGGGCGCCATCGATCCCCTTCTCCATAAAAACCTGTTTGGCAGCCTCCAGAATCTTTTGCTCGGTGCTTTTGTCGTTTTTGTTCTCTTTAATCACGCGGTTTAACCATTTGGTTAAACACAAAGTTAAAGCCTAAATGTTGATAGCTCCAAGCTTTTTCTGAAAAAAATGTCTTCCACCTGTTTATTTGACAGACGACCGGACAAAAAAAAATATTGTACCCTTTTATGAAAACAGTCCAACAAGGGCATCTAAAGCATACTATTTTAACCATATCCGTTTATAACGGGCTTCGACCAAACCAAAAACATTTATAAAAAAAAGTATTCTTTTTATTTTGCTGGGCGCTGTAGCCCTGGGTTCCTGTAAGAAATATGTAAAAGAAGATGAACTTGAAAATGATCAAATCAAAGAAGTGACAGTAGATTTTCATACAGTTCAGGGTCAGGGATTATTTTTGATCCATACCTGAATTTAAGACATAAATAGCCTCATCAATAACGAAGCCCCGACTATACCGCCGGGGCTTCCCTTTTTCATTTCTAATTTATAATTCTTAATTTCTCATTTCTCCTTCCTACTCCGCCCAACTCATTGTATAATTGGCATTTTCAATGCCTAATGCTTCCTGGGTCAATTGTAATGGATGAAATGTATCTACCATTACGGCCAGTTCTTTTGTTTCCTTTGCACCAATACTTTTTTCCACCGTGCCCGGATGCGGGCCATGCGGAATGCCGGCAGGGTGCAGCGTTATCATGCCCCGGGTTACATTCTTACGGCTCATAAAATCACCATCTACATAATACAACACTTCATCGCTGTCTATATTACTGTGGTTATACGGCGCCGGAATGGAATTCGGGTGATAATCGAACAGCCGCGGACAGAATGAACACACCACAAAATTATTAGCCTCAAATGTCTGGTGCACAGGTGGCGGCTGGTGCACCCGGCCGGTGATGGGTTCAAAATCGTGAATACTGAATGCAAACGGATAACAATACCCGTCCCACCCTACTATATCAAACGGATGATGGCCATAATGCAGGTTATACATCATGCCCCGCTTTTTGGTGCGGATGAGAAAATCACCTTTCTGATCAAAAGTGGGCAGGTTTTGCGGAGCCCTTATATCGCGTTCGCAATAAGGCGCGTGTTCCAGTAACTGTCCATTCTTGCTCAGGTATTTTTTAGGGAACCGGATGGGACTAAACGACTCCACAATAAACAGGCGGTTATTGGTATCCATGAACTGGATCTGGTAAATGGTGCCGCGGGGAACAACCAGGTAATCGCCATAGCTAAATGGCAATTCGCCATACATAGTGCGCAGTACGCCTTCACCTTCATGAATAAAGATCATTTCATCGGCATCGGCATTCTTGTAAAAATAATCCTGCATGCCGCCCTGTGGCGCCGCCAGCACTATATGGCAATCATTGTTTACCAGCACCGGAACGCGGCTTTGCAAATAGTCCATGGCCGGTTTTACCTTAAACCCTTCTAAACTGCGATGACGCAGCATTTTTTCCTCGGCCACTTTGGGCGATACATCGTAGGAAGGCTCTGTTTTTATAATAGCGGTAGGCGGATGGCAATGGTACAACAACGAGTAGTCGTTGGAAAACCCTTCGGTAGAGAACAACTGTTCTGCATACAGGGAACCATCGGGTTTGCGGAACTGGGTATGCCGCTTGTGCGGAATGTTCCCTAATTTATAATAATATGGCATGATAAAGCAATTTGATAATATGATAATGTGCTAATATGCTTATGCCTGCAGCATCCCGCCTTAGTAGGAATAACAGCAGTATAATGACAGCGTTGGTAACATTTAGGGGAAATCGGAGGCCTTACAGGGAAAGCTCAAGGGTTTTGAGCAGAAATACATATTTCCAGCTCCGCTTATCGATCCAATAGGTAAAATTGCGAAAGAATGGCATGTCAGCTAATCGTTCACATAAAGTTAATGATACCGCGTGGAAAACGCAATTTTGAAATTTGGGGCATAAAAGGGAAAAACCGGTAATTTGCGGCCCGAATTCAAAGTGACTCAGACGAAATCCTAAATTAATTTAGATGAAACGTCCATGGCAAAATTTTCATTATGACATACGGGCGATGAAAATTTTGCCATGGTAAGTTCCATCTGGCCAAAACGCAATAAATATTTACAGATGAAAAAGAGCTTAATCCTTACCAAAGAAAGACAAATAGAGGCTACCGCGGAAAAAGTATGGAGCGTTTTAACCGAAAACCAGTGGATTGAACAGTGGCTGGGCGTACAAATGATCACAGACTGGAAAATCGGCAGCCCCATTGCCTTTACTTTCGTATATAAAGACAAAGAAGTAAAAGACAAAGGCTCCCTGTTGCAGTTTGAAGTGGGAAAAGTGCTGTCTTATAACTATTGGAGCGTATTTTCAGCTACCGAAGACAGTCCGGAGAACTATTCAGACATCACTTTCACCATTACGCCCGAAGAAAAAGGTGTTTTGCTACAATTGACTCAAACTAATTTTACCTCCCAGATGATGTTCGCCCATGCCGAAAAGAACTGGGCCGAAACCCTCGATACTATAAAACAACTGGCTGAAGAAGAAGCGGGTTACCGGATCTAAAACCGGTACCCTACCCGATAGTAAAATACTATGAAGCGAATAGGATTGATATCTGATACGCACGGCTTTCTGGACGACGCAGTTTTCAAACACTTTGATAACTGCGACGAGATCTGGCATGCCGGTGATTTCGGGAATATCGCCCTCGCTAATAAACTGGCCGGTTTTAAACCTTTAAAAGGGGTTTATGGGAATATCGATGGCCAGGACATTCGCTCCGTATACCCGGAAAAATTACGCTTTACCTGCGAAGGTGTGAACGTTTATATGATCCACATTGGCGGCTACCCACCCAAATACAATACCGAAGTAAAAAAAGAACTCACCGCCAACCCGCCGCAACTGTTTATCTGCGGACACTCTCATATTCTTAAAGTGATGTTCGACGACAAACTTCAATGCCTGCACATGAACCCCGGCGCCGCAGGCAACCAGGGTTGGCATAAAATTAGAACCTTGATTCGCTTTGTTATTGATGGTAATAATATGAAGGATTGTGAAGTGATTGAATTAGGCAAACGGATTCTTAGTTCATAGTTCAAAGTTCCGAGTTCAGAGTTCCCAGTTCAGAGTTTCCAGTTCCGCGCAGGAGTGTATTGCTTTCTGCTTTCAGCTTTTGGCTTTCAGCTTGTATTCGGCTTGCAGCTTGCAGCTTTTTACCTACTGCCCACTTACTTTCATCTTCTCTTCATAAATAGCATCAAGCAGCCCGCCACTATAAGCATCTTCTCCCAATTGCCAGAACATAATTCCATTGAGCTTTTTATCCTTTGCATAAGCTGTTT
The Niastella koreensis GR20-10 genome window above contains:
- a CDS encoding homogentisate 1,2-dioxygenase yields the protein MPYYYKLGNIPHKRHTQFRKPDGSLYAEQLFSTEGFSNDYSLLYHCHPPTAIIKTEPSYDVSPKVAEEKMLRHRSLEGFKVKPAMDYLQSRVPVLVNNDCHIVLAAPQGGMQDYFYKNADADEMIFIHEGEGVLRTMYGELPFSYGDYLVVPRGTIYQIQFMDTNNRLFIVESFSPIRFPKKYLSKNGQLLEHAPYCERDIRAPQNLPTFDQKGDFLIRTKKRGMMYNLHYGHHPFDIVGWDGYCYPFAFSIHDFEPITGRVHQPPPVHQTFEANNFVVCSFCPRLFDYHPNSIPAPYNHSNIDSDEVLYYVDGDFMSRKNVTRGMITLHPAGIPHGPHPGTVEKSIGAKETKELAVMVDTFHPLQLTQEALGIENANYTMSWAE
- a CDS encoding SRPBCC domain-containing protein translates to MKKSLILTKERQIEATAEKVWSVLTENQWIEQWLGVQMITDWKIGSPIAFTFVYKDKEVKDKGSLLQFEVGKVLSYNYWSVFSATEDSPENYSDITFTITPEEKGVLLQLTQTNFTSQMMFAHAEKNWAETLDTIKQLAEEEAGYRI
- a CDS encoding metallophosphoesterase family protein, which encodes MKRIGLISDTHGFLDDAVFKHFDNCDEIWHAGDFGNIALANKLAGFKPLKGVYGNIDGQDIRSVYPEKLRFTCEGVNVYMIHIGGYPPKYNTEVKKELTANPPQLFICGHSHILKVMFDDKLQCLHMNPGAAGNQGWHKIRTLIRFVIDGNNMKDCEVIELGKRILSS